Proteins encoded by one window of uncultured Celeribacter sp.:
- a CDS encoding methyltransferase domain-containing protein → MSQPAPLVDRDQLARNRRRALRRGGDFFLHDEARFEIEDRLDMVNKSFTSPAIVTGFPEIWAKWFPDATIVPDDDVLALEERTHDLVIHAMSLHWANDPVGQLIQCNRALKPDGLMIAAFLGDQTLNELRACLGQAESMIADGLSPRVLPMGELRDLGALLQRASFALPVADKSVRKVSYASLARLAADLRAMGEGNALTARRKSIGGKAMFDHAEQLYRDHFAEEGRLVATFDLVFLTGWAPDASQPKPLMPGSAKMSLAAALQTEEFKLPDS, encoded by the coding sequence ATGTCGCAGCCTGCCCCTTTGGTCGATCGGGACCAGTTGGCCCGAAATCGCCGCCGCGCCTTGCGGAGGGGCGGAGATTTCTTTTTGCATGACGAGGCCCGTTTCGAGATCGAAGATCGGCTCGACATGGTTAACAAATCGTTTACGTCCCCCGCCATCGTCACCGGTTTTCCCGAAATTTGGGCCAAGTGGTTCCCCGATGCGACAATCGTCCCCGATGACGATGTGCTGGCGCTGGAAGAACGGACGCATGATCTGGTGATCCACGCCATGAGCCTGCATTGGGCCAATGATCCGGTCGGGCAGCTCATTCAATGCAACCGCGCCCTGAAACCCGATGGGTTGATGATTGCCGCTTTCCTCGGGGATCAGACTCTGAACGAGTTGCGCGCCTGTCTTGGGCAGGCAGAAAGCATGATCGCGGACGGGCTCTCGCCGCGCGTCTTGCCGATGGGCGAACTGCGCGATCTGGGCGCTCTGTTGCAGCGCGCCTCTTTTGCGCTGCCTGTGGCGGACAAAAGCGTGCGCAAGGTGAGCTATGCGTCACTGGCCCGTCTGGCGGCAGACCTGCGTGCCATGGGGGAAGGCAATGCGCTCACTGCGCGCAGAAAATCCATTGGCGGCAAGGCCATGTTCGATCACGCCGAACAGCTTTACAGAGATCACTTTGCCGAAGAGGGCCGTCTGGTCGCGACCTTCGATCTGGTGTTTCTGACCGGTTGGGCGCCCGATGCCAGCCAGCCGAAACCTCTGATGCCCGGCTCAGCAAAGATGAGTCTGGCAGCCGCGCTCCAAACCGAAGAATTCAAACTGCCTGACAGTTGA
- a CDS encoding IS5 family transposase (programmed frameshift) encodes MTGHVLTDAQWAIIEPFCLGKATDPGQTGRDPRLFMEAVLWIVRTGAQWRELPVEFGKWNSVFKRFRRWVKADAFYSMFRTLAEDADFEYAMIDGSIVKVHRSGQGAKGGPQSQAIGRSRGGMTTKIVALTDALGNLVDFRLLPGQAHDLRGVPELIDKLAADHLLADRAFDADWLRTALTERSIAPVIPPKSNRRFPAEFDKETYKWRHLIENYFGKLKENRGIAMRSCKTDQSFKAFISLAASISQLR; translated from the exons TTGACCGGTCATGTCTTGACCGACGCCCAATGGGCAATCATCGAACCTTTCTGTCTTGGCAAGGCCACAGATCCCGGCCAAACCGGACGCGATCCACGCCTGTTCATGGAGGCTGTGTTGTGGATTGTGCGAACCGGAGCGCAATGGCGGGAACTGCCCGTCGAATTCGGGAAGTGGAATTCTGTCTTCAAACGCTTCCGGCGATGGGTGAAAGCTGACGCTTTCTACAGCATGTTCAGAACCTTGGCTGAGGACGCCGACTTCGAATACGCGATGATCGACGGTTCCATCGTCAAGGTCCACCGTTCCGGCCAGGGCGCAAAAGGGGGAC CACAGAGCCAGGCCATAGGGCGCTCGCGCGGCGGCATGACGACGAAAATCGTTGCCCTGACCGACGCGCTTGGCAACCTTGTCGATTTCCGCCTGTTGCCGGGGCAAGCGCATGACCTGCGCGGCGTGCCGGAGCTGATCGACAAGCTCGCCGCAGATCACCTGCTCGCGGATCGCGCCTTCGATGCCGATTGGCTCCGAACTGCGCTGACCGAACGGAGCATTGCACCGGTCATTCCGCCGAAATCCAACCGCCGCTTTCCTGCCGAGTTCGACAAGGAAACCTACAAATGGCGGCATCTGATCGAAAACTATTTTGGAAAGCTCAAGGAAAACAGAGGCATCGCCATGCGCTCGTGCAAAACCGACCAGAGCTTCAAGGCGTTCATTTCACTGGCCGCATCAATCAGTCAACTCAGATGA
- the pip gene encoding prolyl aminopeptidase: MDKVSGQKSAYSYLYPQIAVYDHRMLEVGDGHQLYVEQSGNPAGIPVVVLHGGPGGGCSPYMRRYFDPSKYRIILFDQRGCGKSRPFASVEANTTQHLVADIEKIRLELGLERWIVFGGSWGATLGLAYTQAHPERVLHLVLRGVFTARQSELDWFYAGGAGQFWPDLWAEFRDAIPADERGDLIAAYHRRLFSGDHKEEIVYGRIWSRWENALASISTDGVVGEPGPEYARTFARIENHYFINGAFFDHDGQLMTNIDRMANVPGTIVQGRFDMICPPATAYELNRIWPISRLIMVGRAGHALSEPGITQALVMTMDRLGDLLGDLLG; the protein is encoded by the coding sequence ATGGACAAGGTCTCAGGCCAAAAGAGCGCATATTCGTATCTCTACCCCCAAATCGCGGTCTATGACCACCGCATGTTGGAGGTCGGGGATGGGCATCAATTATATGTCGAACAAAGCGGCAATCCAGCAGGGATCCCGGTGGTGGTCTTGCATGGCGGTCCGGGCGGCGGGTGCAGCCCCTATATGCGGCGCTATTTCGACCCGTCCAAATATCGCATCATCCTGTTCGATCAGCGTGGCTGTGGCAAATCCCGGCCCTTTGCTTCGGTTGAGGCCAATACGACCCAGCATCTTGTCGCGGATATCGAAAAAATCAGGCTCGAACTCGGCTTAGAGCGCTGGATTGTCTTTGGCGGAAGCTGGGGGGCGACCTTGGGGTTAGCCTACACACAGGCCCATCCCGAGCGCGTGTTGCATCTCGTATTGCGCGGCGTGTTCACGGCGCGTCAAAGCGAGCTGGATTGGTTTTATGCGGGCGGCGCGGGGCAGTTTTGGCCGGATCTCTGGGCCGAATTTCGCGATGCCATCCCGGCAGACGAGCGCGGAGACTTGATCGCGGCTTATCATCGGCGGTTGTTCAGCGGCGATCACAAGGAGGAGATCGTTTACGGGCGCATCTGGTCGCGCTGGGAAAATGCTTTGGCGTCGATTTCCACCGACGGTGTCGTGGGCGAGCCGGGGCCGGAATACGCCCGCACCTTTGCCAGGATCGAGAATCACTACTTTATCAATGGGGCGTTCTTCGATCACGACGGCCAGCTCATGACCAATATCGACCGCATGGCCAATGTGCCGGGCACCATTGTGCAGGGCCGCTTCGATATGATCTGTCCGCCTGCGACGGCCTATGAGCTGAACCGGATTTGGCCCATATCGCGGCTGATCATGGTGGGGCGCGCTGGGCATGCTTTGTCTGAGCCGGGGATCACGCAAGCCTTGGTCATGACGATGGACCGGCTCGGTGATCTGCTGGGCGATCTCTTAGGCTGA
- the ubiG gene encoding bifunctional 2-polyprenyl-6-hydroxyphenol methylase/3-demethylubiquinol 3-O-methyltransferase UbiG, producing the protein MQTTIDPHEVAKFEAMAAEWWDPTGKFKPLHMMNPVRLDYIVTQIAAEFGRDLASDKPFEGLRLLDIGCGGGLLSEPMARLGATVVGADAAERNIPVAQVHAEQSGLEIDYRNTTAEALAEAGEQFDVVLNMEVVEHVADPLAYLTACQQLLKPGGLMICSTLNRNPKSYAMAIFGAEVVMRWLPRGTHEWKKFITPDELFDLISKAGLNPVDRKGFVFNPILWTWSTSARDLSVNYVTASIKPE; encoded by the coding sequence ATGCAAACCACCATTGACCCCCATGAGGTCGCGAAATTCGAAGCGATGGCTGCCGAATGGTGGGATCCGACCGGGAAATTCAAGCCGCTGCACATGATGAACCCGGTGCGTCTGGATTACATCGTGACCCAGATTGCCGCCGAATTCGGGCGTGATCTGGCCTCCGACAAACCCTTTGAGGGGCTGCGCCTGTTGGATATCGGCTGTGGTGGCGGGCTTTTGTCCGAACCGATGGCGCGCCTTGGCGCCACCGTGGTCGGCGCGGATGCCGCAGAGCGCAACATTCCCGTGGCCCAGGTCCATGCCGAACAATCCGGCCTTGAGATTGACTATCGCAACACCACCGCCGAAGCGCTGGCCGAGGCGGGCGAGCAATTCGATGTCGTGCTCAATATGGAAGTTGTCGAACATGTCGCCGATCCTCTGGCCTATCTGACCGCCTGCCAGCAGCTTTTGAAACCCGGCGGGCTGATGATCTGTTCGACGTTGAACCGCAATCCGAAAAGCTACGCCATGGCGATTTTTGGCGCCGAAGTGGTGATGCGCTGGCTACCGCGCGGGACGCATGAGTGGAAGAAATTCATCACGCCGGATGAATTGTTCGACCTGATCTCGAAAGCAGGCCTCAATCCGGTGGATCGCAAAGGCTTCGTCTTCAACCCGATCCTGTGGACATGGTCGACCTCTGCGCGCGACCTCTCCGTGAACTACGTCACCGCCTCGATTAAGCCAGAATAG
- the grxC gene encoding glutaredoxin 3 gives MQPVTLYTTPICPYCIAAKRLLDSKGVTYTDIDVMRDPSKRQEMMHKANGGHTVPQIFIGGTHVGGCDELHALERAGKLDPLLAD, from the coding sequence ATGCAACCTGTCACGCTCTACACGACCCCCATCTGCCCCTATTGCATCGCGGCCAAGCGCCTGCTCGATTCGAAAGGTGTCACTTACACCGATATCGACGTCATGCGCGATCCGTCAAAGCGTCAGGAGATGATGCACAAGGCGAATGGGGGCCACACCGTGCCGCAGATTTTCATCGGCGGCACCCATGTCGGGGGCTGCGATGAGTTGCATGCTCTGGAGCGCGCGGGGAAACTCGATCCTCTTTTGGCGGATTGA
- the hemH gene encoding ferrochelatase yields MGQMKPTRLNMTAPDATCPVHAPKDHPKVPTEKIGVLIANLGTPDNTDYWSMRRYLNEFLSDKRVIDYPKWKWQPILQGIVLTFRPSKSGAAYRSIWNTEADESPLMTITKQQVAAIEAGLKAEFGDRVMVDFCMRYGNPSTKSKVEKLVSEGCSKILFFPLYPQYAGATTATANDQFFRALMEENWQPTSRTVPPYFDDPTYIHALAQSVERAYASAEKKPDILICSYHGLPERYLKEGGDPYHCQCQKTTRLLKERLGWDDTQIMTTFQSKFGPEEWLQPYTVEEVARQAEKGNKSIAVCAPAFSADCIETLEEINEEIKESFEHAGGEEFLYIPCLNDDPLHIEALLGQIRKNLAGWV; encoded by the coding sequence ATGGGACAAATGAAGCCCACCCGGCTGAACATGACTGCGCCGGATGCCACCTGTCCGGTTCACGCCCCGAAAGATCACCCCAAAGTTCCGACCGAGAAAATCGGCGTTTTGATCGCCAATCTCGGGACGCCGGACAACACGGACTACTGGTCCATGCGGCGGTATCTGAACGAATTTTTGTCCGACAAACGGGTGATCGACTATCCGAAATGGAAATGGCAACCGATCCTGCAAGGCATCGTTTTGACCTTTCGTCCGTCGAAATCCGGCGCCGCCTATCGCTCGATCTGGAACACCGAGGCGGATGAAAGCCCTTTGATGACCATCACCAAACAACAGGTGGCCGCTATCGAAGCCGGGCTGAAAGCCGAGTTCGGGGATCGTGTCATGGTCGATTTCTGTATGCGTTACGGCAATCCGTCGACGAAATCGAAGGTCGAGAAACTCGTGTCCGAGGGCTGTTCGAAAATCCTGTTTTTCCCGCTCTATCCGCAATACGCAGGCGCCACAACGGCGACGGCGAACGATCAATTCTTCCGCGCGCTCATGGAGGAAAACTGGCAACCCACGAGCCGGACAGTTCCGCCCTATTTTGACGATCCGACCTATATCCATGCCCTCGCCCAGTCCGTTGAACGTGCTTATGCGAGTGCGGAAAAGAAGCCGGATATCTTGATTTGCTCCTATCACGGGCTGCCTGAGCGCTATCTTAAAGAGGGCGGTGATCCCTATCATTGCCAATGTCAAAAAACGACACGTCTTTTGAAAGAGCGGCTGGGCTGGGATGACACGCAAATCATGACGACGTTCCAGTCGAAATTCGGTCCCGAAGAGTGGCTTCAGCCCTACACCGTCGAAGAGGTCGCGCGTCAGGCAGAGAAGGGTAACAAGAGCATCGCGGTCTGTGCGCCCGCCTTTTCCGCCGATTGCATCGAGACGCTCGAGGAGATCAACGAAGAGATCAAGGAAAGCTTTGAGCACGCGGGTGGCGAGGAATTTCTCTACATTCCCTGCCTGAACGATGACCCGCTTCATATCGAAGCTCTTCTGGGTCAGATTCGAAAAAATCTCGCGGGATGGGTGTAA
- a CDS encoding ComF family protein, which translates to MQRLAKLIYPAQCLTCDEMIEVTRGLCPTCWSNTPFIVDHPCESCGRPLIGDALDGDLCDDCRTQPRAWDRGRAAMLYAGNARSIVLRFKHGDRTDLAYSAGQWLANAAEPLIAPDTVVAPVPLHWVRILRRRYNQAALLAARVAKLHERPYIPDLLKRSSATRTLDGMTAEQRRDTVAGAIQITAKRADKIKGKRVLLIDDVMTTGATLTQCAEACLAAGAKGVDVAVLARVDRDT; encoded by the coding sequence ATGCAAAGGCTGGCAAAGCTGATCTACCCGGCACAATGTCTCACCTGCGACGAAATGATCGAGGTGACGCGGGGTTTGTGCCCGACCTGTTGGTCGAATACGCCGTTTATCGTCGATCATCCCTGCGAGTCTTGCGGTCGTCCTTTGATCGGCGATGCGCTTGACGGCGATCTGTGTGACGATTGCCGCACACAGCCCAGGGCCTGGGATCGGGGTCGTGCTGCGATGCTTTATGCGGGCAATGCGCGCTCCATCGTGCTCAGGTTCAAACATGGCGACCGCACGGATCTGGCCTATTCCGCGGGTCAATGGCTTGCCAATGCGGCGGAGCCTCTGATCGCGCCCGACACAGTTGTGGCGCCGGTGCCCTTGCATTGGGTTCGCATCCTGAGGCGGCGGTACAATCAGGCGGCTTTGCTCGCCGCGCGTGTCGCGAAACTGCATGAGCGCCCCTATATCCCTGACCTTTTGAAACGCTCCAGCGCGACGCGCACGCTCGATGGCATGACCGCAGAACAAAGGCGCGACACTGTGGCGGGCGCCATTCAGATCACCGCAAAACGTGCCGACAAGATCAAAGGCAAACGGGTTTTGCTCATTGATGATGTGATGACGACGGGGGCGACATTGACCCAATGCGCCGAGGCTTGTCTTGCGGCAGGTGCAAAAGGCGTGGACGTCGCGGTTCTGGCACGCGTGGACAGGGACACCTAA
- a CDS encoding MarR family transcriptional regulator produces MTETPNHDALSVALFSEIFMADQLARNRLTKALPKGMEISHFSVLNHLARANDERSPAQLARSFHVTRGAMTNTLNKLEWAGHVHIRPDWDDARRKFVSISPSGRSARDAALAAIAPILSEIVEAIGVERVKSALPVLREMRIRLEDKN; encoded by the coding sequence ATGACTGAGACTCCAAACCACGATGCCCTCTCTGTGGCGCTGTTTTCCGAAATTTTCATGGCCGATCAGCTGGCGCGAAACCGGCTGACCAAGGCCTTGCCCAAAGGCATGGAGATCAGCCATTTTTCCGTTCTCAATCATCTGGCGCGCGCGAATGACGAACGTTCCCCGGCGCAGCTGGCGCGTTCTTTTCATGTCACGCGCGGGGCGATGACCAACACGCTCAACAAATTGGAATGGGCGGGCCATGTGCACATTCGCCCCGATTGGGACGATGCGCGGCGTAAATTCGTCTCGATCTCGCCCTCGGGCCGTTCCGCGCGAGATGCGGCCTTGGCGGCGATCGCCCCGATCCTCTCTGAGATTGTCGAGGCGATTGGTGTGGAACGCGTCAAATCCGCCCTGCCGGTGCTGCGTGAAATGCGCATCCGGTTGGAGGACAAGAATTAA
- a CDS encoding PfkB family carbohydrate kinase, which yields MITIAGGVYRESCIEPHWDDIFGSAGRAAVALADTGETIALHTVRAKSLSAGIENLSAAFGIDAIGPEAEEGVEFEYMHSLGTPRITPRPDAIPQYPPFEVAGDVVLRFGMLEGSARVAGGRVVYDPQSAFDPRPYHENGSSAETLAVILNRLEGRRLSGRTEPSEIVEYILDEWKADVVVLKMGGHGAMVHVRGETPVPVPSFRSENVWKIGSGDVFSAAFAYYWGKLEKPAAEAADLASRATSYYCGTRSLPLVSEDTLREVVKDAVEPRSGKVYLAAPFFNLAERWIVEEVREQLLHMEVEVFSPLHDVGVGPGDVVAKQDLAGLDDCSVVLAILNGGDAGTIFEIGYAVAKGIPVIALAQNVRPEDLKMPLGSGCRVYEDLVTAIYQTVWAEP from the coding sequence ATGATTACAATTGCAGGTGGTGTATATCGTGAAAGCTGCATCGAGCCGCATTGGGATGACATCTTCGGGTCAGCTGGCCGAGCAGCTGTCGCTTTAGCTGATACAGGCGAGACAATTGCTCTTCATACAGTTCGCGCCAAATCACTTTCAGCGGGAATTGAAAATCTGTCTGCGGCCTTCGGGATAGATGCAATCGGTCCGGAGGCCGAAGAAGGCGTCGAGTTCGAATATATGCATTCGCTCGGTACGCCAAGGATTACGCCTCGACCTGACGCTATTCCTCAGTACCCCCCTTTTGAGGTGGCAGGAGACGTCGTGCTTCGTTTTGGCATGCTTGAGGGGAGTGCCCGAGTTGCCGGGGGGCGGGTTGTCTACGATCCGCAATCGGCATTCGACCCTCGACCCTACCACGAGAACGGTTCCAGCGCTGAGACTCTGGCCGTCATCTTGAACAGGCTTGAAGGCCGCCGCCTCTCTGGGCGTACTGAACCCTCCGAGATCGTTGAATACATCCTTGATGAATGGAAGGCTGACGTTGTCGTCCTGAAAATGGGAGGACACGGTGCGATGGTCCACGTTCGGGGTGAGACGCCTGTGCCAGTGCCATCTTTCCGAAGCGAGAATGTCTGGAAGATTGGTTCCGGAGATGTGTTCTCTGCAGCTTTTGCCTATTACTGGGGTAAGCTTGAGAAACCTGCTGCGGAGGCCGCGGATCTCGCGTCCAGAGCGACGTCCTATTACTGTGGCACGCGTTCTCTCCCACTGGTGTCTGAAGATACATTGCGCGAAGTGGTCAAAGACGCGGTCGAGCCGAGAAGCGGCAAAGTCTATCTGGCTGCACCGTTCTTCAATTTGGCCGAGCGTTGGATTGTCGAAGAGGTCCGCGAACAGCTCTTGCACATGGAAGTTGAGGTCTTTTCGCCACTTCACGATGTAGGCGTAGGTCCGGGTGATGTGGTCGCGAAACAAGATCTCGCGGGACTTGACGATTGCTCCGTTGTGCTCGCGATTTTGAATGGAGGCGACGCCGGGACAATTTTCGAGATTGGCTATGCTGTGGCGAAAGGAATTCCGGTCATTGCATTGGCGCAGAATGTGCGGCCAGAGGATCTCAAGATGCCCTTGGGTTCTGGCTGCCGAGTATACGAAGACTTGGTGACCGCGATTTATCAAACGGTCTGGGCCGAACCATGA
- a CDS encoding L,D-transpeptidase — MSKTSVSKVSRRAFVAGSAALLTQPVSAQTQGTTEIEGDISTMVRRNISSFRSLDWQPYFSSLQNGAILVDTTSRALHFWSEDQSVYKLYPTSVPLTEDLTRRGRTSVIRKVEGPSWSPTPAMKVRNPEWPDFVGPGPNNPLGTHALYLSWQYYRIHGTHDTRKIGRRSSNGCIGLYNEHIAELFGLAKVGTQVLLI, encoded by the coding sequence ATGAGTAAAACATCTGTTTCCAAGGTTTCCCGTCGTGCTTTCGTAGCAGGGTCTGCGGCTCTGCTGACACAGCCTGTCTCTGCACAGACTCAAGGAACAACAGAGATCGAAGGCGATATTTCGACCATGGTTCGGCGGAATATCTCAAGCTTTCGGTCGCTGGATTGGCAGCCCTATTTCAGCTCATTGCAAAACGGGGCTATTCTTGTCGATACGACATCGCGTGCGCTGCATTTCTGGAGTGAAGATCAAAGCGTATACAAGCTCTACCCAACTTCCGTGCCCTTGACAGAAGATCTGACAAGACGCGGCAGGACATCAGTTATCCGCAAAGTCGAGGGGCCAAGCTGGTCTCCGACGCCCGCGATGAAGGTGCGCAACCCTGAATGGCCTGATTTTGTCGGTCCCGGCCCGAACAATCCGCTTGGTACCCATGCGCTATATTTGTCCTGGCAATATTATCGCATCCACGGCACCCACGATACGCGCAAGATCGGCCGTCGGTCTTCGAATGGCTGTATCGGGCTTTATAATGAACATATTGCCGAGCTGTTCGGACTTGCGAAGGTCGGAACACAAGTGTTGCTAATTTGA
- a CDS encoding carbon-nitrogen hydrolase family protein, translating into MTKIGLVTLNSSDDPLANLPVTLDYVSAAAEAGAEIVMTPEVTNCVSSSRAHQMEVLHHEADDPTLKALREMARLRGIWVLIGSLGLKTNDPDGRFANRSFLIDPEGEIKARYDKIHMFDVDVSETERYRESDGYRPGEKAVVATTPMGKIGMTICYDLRFPHLHRTLAKAGAEIITQPAAFTAVTGEAHWHSLLRARAIETGCFVLAPAQTGHHKEKRDVNRRTYGHSLAVSPWGEVIFDGGVEPGWGLVEIDLDEVTKARKRIPALTHDRDFEVSHD; encoded by the coding sequence ATGACCAAAATCGGCCTCGTCACCCTGAATTCAAGCGACGATCCCCTCGCGAATCTGCCCGTCACATTGGACTATGTAAGTGCGGCGGCGGAGGCGGGGGCCGAGATCGTGATGACGCCGGAGGTCACGAATTGCGTGTCCTCATCGCGCGCGCATCAGATGGAGGTTCTCCATCATGAGGCCGACGATCCGACGCTGAAAGCGCTGCGTGAGATGGCACGTTTGCGCGGGATTTGGGTCTTGATCGGTTCGCTGGGGCTCAAAACTAATGACCCGGACGGGCGTTTTGCGAACCGCTCTTTCCTGATCGACCCGGAGGGAGAGATCAAAGCCCGCTATGACAAGATTCACATGTTCGACGTGGATGTCAGCGAGACGGAGCGCTATCGCGAATCCGATGGCTATCGCCCCGGCGAAAAGGCCGTTGTCGCCACGACGCCCATGGGCAAGATCGGCATGACGATCTGCTACGATCTGCGTTTTCCGCATCTGCATCGGACACTTGCCAAAGCCGGTGCTGAGATCATCACCCAGCCCGCCGCCTTTACCGCCGTCACCGGTGAGGCGCATTGGCATAGCCTGTTGCGGGCGCGGGCGATTGAGACGGGATGCTTTGTCCTGGCACCGGCGCAGACCGGGCATCACAAGGAAAAGCGCGATGTGAATCGTCGGACCTATGGGCATTCTCTGGCCGTATCGCCCTGGGGCGAAGTGATCTTTGATGGCGGAGTTGAGCCGGGTTGGGGTCTTGTCGAGATTGATTTGGACGAGGTCACCAAGGCCCGCAAGCGGATTCCTGCGCTCACGCATGATCGCGACTTCGAGGTCTCACATGACTGA
- a CDS encoding 7-cyano-7-deazaguanine synthase, which produces MKALLLSGGMDSIAVAFWQRPEIAITIDYGQRAAEAEVTAASQVAKEIGIQHEIIAIDCRAIGSGDMAGNDALDVAPVPEWWPFRNQLLVTFAAARGIVLGVTEVMTGSVSSDGTHADGRPEFYDAMDRVTAVQEGGIRISAPALTMTTAELVRHSGVPREILAWAHSCHTGNLACGQCRGCVKHYQVTKEIYGVAY; this is translated from the coding sequence ATGAAAGCACTTCTCCTGTCCGGAGGTATGGACTCCATTGCCGTCGCGTTTTGGCAGCGCCCTGAGATTGCCATCACGATTGACTACGGGCAACGGGCAGCCGAGGCTGAAGTTACAGCGGCGAGCCAAGTGGCAAAAGAAATCGGGATTCAGCATGAGATCATTGCGATCGACTGCCGCGCCATTGGTTCCGGTGACATGGCGGGAAACGATGCCCTTGATGTCGCACCCGTACCGGAATGGTGGCCATTCCGCAATCAGTTGCTCGTGACCTTCGCCGCTGCTCGGGGAATAGTTCTCGGCGTAACCGAGGTGATGACCGGATCGGTCTCGTCTGATGGCACGCACGCAGATGGACGTCCTGAGTTCTACGACGCAATGGATAGGGTGACCGCTGTGCAAGAGGGCGGCATCCGCATCTCGGCTCCAGCCCTTACCATGACGACCGCCGAACTGGTGCGTCATTCAGGTGTCCCGCGCGAGATTCTGGCATGGGCCCATTCTTGCCACACTGGGAATTTGGCCTGCGGCCAGTGTCGCGGATGTGTGAAACATTATCAGGTGACCAAGGAAATCTACGGTGTCGCCTATTGA